The segment ctccttctcttctctctctctctttttagatgCAAGAGATTCATTACTCATATTTCACTTATCCACCCCTGttctaatgaataattaaatcagtaaataaaaacaaactttcgccaaaagtgtgtgtgtatatatatatatatatatatatagtatatatatatatatatatatatatatatatatatgtatatatatatatatatatatatatatatatatatatatatatatcattatatacatacatacatgcatatatatatatattatctatatatagtatatatatatatatatatatatatatatatatatatatatatatggggggcaGGGGCAACGGATCCCTTGAAAGTCCGCCAGGGTTCCGCGGAACACAGTCTGAGAAACACTGTCCTATGGTATAGTGTCCGATAAACATTCTTGTCCCAGAGGTAGCCTTGGACCTTACTTGGGGGTACCTCAGAGCATGATGAGGGTACGCAGAGACTACCGCAGGTGATGCTCACTCTCTAAGCCAAAAGAGACCATTATAGTTCAATAACACAGCCAATGCTTTTATTATTGAGGGTCTAAACTCCAACCCTAATGAATTACCGATCCTCGAGTCTCTCTCCATCAAACGATTTCTTCCGCAATTGAACAACCAGTCCATCTTCACGGGCTTGTACCACCTATTTTAgcctgttgttttttttatatacaacatgATTTAAGGCCTGATTATCTTTTGCCATGGTAGGTCGGCTGCCAGTGCTCCTCAGATATTTTATGATTGTTAATTTTTTGTATAcacttttttctgaatttttttggtAAACATGTGTGCCTTTATTTCCGATACAATTTTATGATAATCTTTAGTcgatatgtatgaatatgtaaatttttctattttttacctgttaatttatatataagtgaTATTTAGACACAACAAATTCATATGATTCATATTAAGTATTATTTATGGCACAGAACCCTGAGGTTCTATGCTGAATCCAAAACGCGCTGGAATTTATCATAATACAtagccatgtttgttcctgctactacacacacacacacacacacacatacacacacacacacacacacacacacatatatatatatatatatatatatatatatatatatatatatatatatgtatgtgtgtgtgtgtgtgtgtatttatgtatgtataaatgtatgtatgtatataatccgTCGTTTCATTATGTTAAAAGCCTCATTTCATTTGATCTCGTATATTTTTAAACCAAAGATAAGACCAAGGAAATCCATTTCAGTTTTCATctctgaaatgtttttattttccggAAGGAATAATCAATAGTTTATCAtaagaaatcatttttaaaagagtcaataattatagaaatgtatttatttatatcattcaaATTATCATTTTATCATGATACAACACATTTTACTCGAAACATTATTGGTGAAGCTACTCAAGTAGTCTACACACAAAACATTTGACTGTAGATAAAGAGGCCATACAGTCTTGGTTACTAAGTTTATAACCATTATTGTTAGAGAGTGTTACACAATTGTAGTCTTCATAATCTCTATAGTACCACAGGGGTGAGGAAGTATCGGGAAGTTTCTGGCCATTCACCCATTCGAAGTCTGACGTGGaattaaaccgcctgccaccgaCGAAATAGGTCACAGagttaatctgaaaaaaaaaaaaaattaatcatttgtaACCAATGAGCCTAATGAGTATATGACACATTTCGTCagatatattaaaaacaaaatctttcctTTTTACTTGAATACTACTCGTTTCTTAATAATACATTCATTCAGAGATTATTCATATTGTTTTCACAAGTcttataaaaacttttaaatcCTGATCCTTGCtgtttcatacaaaaaaaatcatgCGTAAGAGTGATCATACAGTTgattatggatgtatgtatgtatgtgtgtatgtaatatatgatgGTAAAgatattccatctaataaaaggagcccataacatcgccaaaatatagaaagaaagtactctATTTCAATGACAATTgactgtatttataccaagaaatccaCCCACATTTATCCTGTTTCACTAGGTCACCCcagttgatattttctttttaatcttgctATACATTATAcgcgacaaattccagtttattcactggttatggttatttatatggttaaaaatagatgACATCCGTTGTCCATACCAAACTAACCGTTTACAGATAAATCACTttaccagagattaatacaacataaacagtcagataggtatggacaacagtgCTCAACTATTTCTAACCATatgaataaccataaccacagaataaactaggATATGTCACATAGAATTTATAGCAACAAATATCGGTATAAAAACCTGATGTTGGACTATGCCTTGATTAAACAAGAGAGTTAATAAACATCGCAAAAGGTgactgggattcagatatcatagataaaattttccttcaaccaactctttaaaatattaaagataaattatCAACTAGGGGGACCTAGTGAAACGGCTTACCTGTGGACGGATtgcttggtataaataccgccttgtctgtaacttttctcatatattacctacctgaagagagagagagcagtctcggaaatatagtatttatttttgatagttttatatctttatgggcttattttattatatatacatatacatacacacacacacacacacacacatatatacatatatatatatatatatatatataatatatatatatatatatatatatatatatatatatatatatatatatctatatatatatatatatatatatatatatatatatatatacatatatctatatatattatatatatataaatatatatattatatatattatatatatatatgtatatatatatatatatatatatattatatatatatatatatatatatatatatgtttgtgtgtatgtgtgtgtacgtattttgCTTGTGTTTGTGCTTGAGGATTGGCAATTGTGCAATTGTTGATCATTTTTTAACTAGCGACTTTAAGCATAGGTTGAAGATAAACTAATTGTGTTCGAAAAAAAATCCCTATAAAAACTCTGAACGAGGCTGCATAAACACTATAGTTTGATACTTGATGCTATATTGACGGCTAATCCCTATTAGGTTTACGTACGCCCCTTTTCATACTGAATGGTCAATGATTATTATCAGTTATCTTACCACATTCATATAACCAATTATTAGGGGCAGATCTTTATCCTCAAACCACGCCAAATCCCCATCTAGAGACTCGCAGTACTTCCGAACGTTTGTCCAGCCGTAAATAACACCAAAATCGAAGCATTGCCTATGAAGACAATGCGTGGCAATATTTTGGTAAGGCCATGGACAGCTATCTGAAAAAGTAACAAACCTTAGGATAATctcctgaaaaaaaatgaaagtcagCTGCCGAAAACATGTATAGATAGCTTCATTGGAAAATTGATCGTTATGATCTGCGTTTCTTGAAATAAATCAATGGATAATAAACGCTGCAAATTATCCTACCCTTTATAcactcacgcgcacacacatactcacgcacacacacaaacacacacacacacatatatatattatatatatatacatatatatatatatatatatatatatatatatatatatatattatattatatatattataatatatatatatatttattatagtgagTATTTCCACTAGTGAAACTATTGTCTTAAGGTGAGTTGGAAGTGCTGgcgtataatttttaaaatcttttctcAAATGCTAATTTTCTTGTTGCTTTTGCCACTTCAGCTTTCCATgattttcatgtgtttttaaagaaataaaaattaaattatttactttcatccccaaaaaatatgaaattacgcCAAAGCCCATCGAGCGTCTGCTTTCAAGTCAAGCAAATTTTGTTAGTAGGACACAAATAATTATTTGTGTCTTTTGAAATGAAACAATAGCTAATCcccttttcttatttgttttctgtATGAGGCGTACTCACCCATTTTCATATTCGTAATAGTTGTTTCCCAAGCCGATACATCTTTCATATCATAGAAGTGAAATTACATAACCATCTAAATGATTACTTTCTCTCTTCAAATAGGAATTGGAATCATTGTTTGTCCATctcaaaattaataaagatatttgTAATTAGTACAATCATAAGTACACTGATACTTAAAACAACAAACTTATAAACTATCACTATGATTTTCTTTCCTTGCCTCTGTAGTTTAATATTTCTTCTGATAAATTCGATGAAAACCGTGATACTATAGAGAAATGGAATTACTGATAACACTGattttatttgaagttttctATTATTGGGGGATACAGGAAaaccaaatataataaaaaaaaaaaattgacattttccaCAACACCGCATCCTGAACAGTGTTTAATCTACCTATTTACCTTATAAACCCTTAAACTTCATTATTTACATCTTTATTTATCTAATCTAGAAACACCAAACTCTTAAAGTATTAAACGTTGAATATAAAATGTGTACAATAGCCTGAATTCTTTATACTTTAGCCGTTTCCTTTTTCTGAATCTTCATTGCAGTTTGCAATGTCCAGAAATTCCAGTGCAACCAGTCTTCAATATCaggcatatgaattttgaattgtAATTTATTCAATGAACATCATTTCAAAATATATGCATAATCATTTATTCCCTCTGCAATAACTAGATATGTTCTCTCACACTATACCAGACTTCATACTCACATCTTATTGTCTGGTGCGAAGTCGAAGTTGCTGGGTTTCCTGAGCTTCCGTTGGTGGAATTCTGTAGAAGTCCAAATCGCGAATATTCTTCCCTTTCCTTATGACCTATACTATTCTCAACCTCTAAGACTCCTTGGGCATCACAGCATAGAAGAATTAGGACGAAAATTGAGAAATGGACTTTGTGAGCCATTATCTATTTCCCTGAGAAAGGAAAAGATTCCTCACAGTTAATTGACTCTAGAGAGCAGTCTCTGTGCAAATTTTACTTGAACATTAATGAATTCTCACttcagtttaatatatatatatatatatatatatatatatatatatatatatatatatatatatatatatatatgtgtgtgtgtgtgtgtgtgtgtgtgtgtgtttgtgtgtgtatgtgtgtatgtatattctttCTTTGGTTTCAATTAGACACGAATTTTCACTTGAGTTTACAATATACATAAATTCTCTCTTTGGTTTGTATTCACAATAGAATTCCTAGTTAAGTTAGAAATATGTATGAATTCTACCTTGAGTTCAAAATATACATGACTTCCCCTTTGAGTTCAAATCATGCATGAATTCTCACTCATTTCAAAATAGACACGACTTCACACTCGAGttgaaaatagacaaaaatttCACTCGATTTCAAAATGTACTTGATTTCTCACTTTCGTTTAAAATCTGCTCTGCCTTCTGAAGGTAGTGAAGTCTCTGCCAGATCTGTGCTCTCGCGGGAGAACCATTATTTTATAGTCACGGTTTGCCCTGTGTTCAGATAATTTGAAGCTGAATATCGCCTAGTTTCAAAAGTAAACGAAATCTTTACGGCAATGGAACATTTAAATTTGGTAACAGAAATGTTTTAGCAATAATGGAAATGTTAAACTTTTTGCAACAATGAATAAGTATGTAGGCTTTAGGATTGATTTTTAAATAGGTATTAACAGTTGATGGATAAATACATCTGAATCTGGCAACGCAAATCATTCTCACTGAGCGTAATAATGTATAGTTGAACAAGTTGCTGTTCATTTGCATTACGTCTCTGAAAACCTCTCGTGGTCTTGTTGAGGCTAAAATGATATGACCTTCAGAATCATTTCTCTTAATAACATATCTTAACAGATCATTTACATAAATGCAATTCTAGCAAATGCGCAACTTCAAGACAAttttcacaagtttttttttatttatctttaattatgatgatgatatcatATCGGTTATTAGACAAGCACACAATAACACAAGAGGTGATCTAAAAGATATAAGTCGTTATATAATAGGTGTTTTAATTGTTCAGCTGTAACAGTCAATTTCTTGATGGCAACAAGAGGCAATCTCTTTTAGATCGCCTCttgtaccaaagaatgttttacaaatttattaatgattttatttcggatgtctttttaagacatcaaagaaaacttttaagtctTGGTGTTGTTATTCCTGATTTCCAACTTAGAAACCACTGCATTTTTAACTTATCTGATTACATTTtatcgaagagagaggaatttttactatgttttggtttggacttttgtttgccatcttttagacccaactatgccagattctttttacCATTTGAGGTCATGTTCCAAAGACTTATGAAACttgatgttaataaaaatattggtaatctccaacagaaaatctcaaatttagttcacaaaacgtatggtaatttaaaaactaactggacTCCTTTTTTTAGAAAAACTGATCTGAGTATACTCTTGAACTTGAAAAAACGCGATGacattgtaatttgtaagcccgataaaggcaaaggtgttgtgattctgaataagaacgattatgtgTAAAAAATTGAACATATTTTGTCTGATACCACCAAATTTAAAGCTCATGGTGAACCCACTTTTCTCgacatatacaaaagggaagataaaatcaatagattgttaaggaaaatcaaaagtgaaaatattatcaatgagACTACATATCTACATCTATTTGTGACAAGCtcttttttcagtattttgtatggccaacccaaaattcacaagcctaatatacctcTTAGACCCCTTATGGCTGCCTGtaatagtccttcgttctctatctccaaatttttagccggTTTACTTTCAGAATATAGTAGcgatgaattttctttaaaaaatgggtacgaattccaacagcaaattaccaaccaagatggagattattacatggtaagttttgatgtagagtctctcttcactaatgtcccacttaatgaaactatcaatattattctagataaggtttttattagcgaagatacagtttttcatggttttaacagatcaatctttaaGCAACTACTTGAACTTTTAATAGGCAACTCTATTctcaggtcgatggagttgctatggggtcgcctctgggccccatttttacaaacttttttatgtttGACCTTGAAACGAAATTTTTAAATCAGTGTAATCGtaattttaaaccgtctttttatcgcagatatgttgatgacatttgttttgttccagcactcttggcaatgttctttattcttagaatatattaatcaactccatccaaacattcaatttgccatggaggtagagagcaaggtagtcttccttttttagatattaatgtaacaagACATAGTTCTGagagttcactacttctgtttatagaaaacggacatatacgggcttagccaataactactatagctcttgtcaatattctttcaaacttaataccatctataccttggtccatagagctctaaaatattcttcaacttggcaaatattccacaaagaaatagtctttttattcaacttttttcaagataaactcctacccacaagatatagttcataaaatcaccaataagttattaacaaaatttttacaacctccaacagtcaactttgatgttcccaaaaaatgatTCTATgactcaatcccgtatatgtctgactctaaattctccttaaatctcacatgaataattgaacaagaaatcccCTCTCTTAACGGAAAACTTATctccaacaacccatgtacaataggatgatttttttaatttcaaagatcgcctgcagtctttcatgcgatccaatgtggtttataaattcacatgccctggatgtccgggctcctacgttggatcgacgcggaggttactgcaggtcagatatttcAGCCATtagggttttagctttcgcactgaccaaagaatcaagcagccagaattttctaatattagaaatcatgccgccttattaaaaccgaagtcctgaaacaacacttctcaataattggttatgtaagggacccaaacCACCTAACCactttagaaacattatatattaaaagactggttccctctctcaatggtaatacttcttcagcaactttgtatctggcatagttgtcgtctggccttggacgccattgtatgtcatttgcggttctctcctgcttatggacggttggtgttttggtagtctctttttattttctgttttatgtactttttatgcttttactttttattgttttaacttgtaaattttaattactttgtgaattccttttatgtcgataatatattttattgtgtcttttacttttcacagactgatgatgcaatGAGTATTGCGAAACGTATTTTGGTTTAAATAACTTGGTCTTtttaacatgtgtatcatggaccctcctgaagtctatatatatatatatatatatatatatatatatatatatatatatatatatatatatatatatatatatatatatatgtatttccacgaaatacatatatatatatatatatatatatatatatatatatatatatatatatatatatatgtgtgtgtgtgtgtgtgtgtgtgtgtgtgtgtgtgcgtatttccACGAGTGAAACTTTTGTCTTAAGGTGGTTTTGAAGTGCTGGCgtataatttaaaaatcttttctCACATACGAATTTTCTTGTTGCTTTTGCCACTTCAAATGTCCGTgattttcatgtgtttttaaagaaattaaaaccaAATTTTTGACTTTCATCCCCCAAAAAAATTGCCCAAAAGCCCATTGAGCGTCTGCTTTCAGGCTAAGCAAATTTTGTTAATTGGATGCAAATAATTATTTGCTTCCTTTGAAATGAAACAATAGCTAATCCCCTTttcctattattttgttttctgtattaGGCGTACTCATCCATATTCTTATTCGTAATAGTTGGTACCAAACCCGATACATCGTCAATAATATAGAAGTGAAGTCGCATAACCATCTAAATGATTGCTTTCTCTTTTCAAATTAGAATTGGAATCGTTGTCAGTCCATctcaaaattaataaacatatttgtaatttttacacAAAGAAGTACAACGATATTcttaaaacaacaaaattataaACTATCACTATAATTTTCTTTCCTTGCCTCTGTCGTTTAAAATTTCTTATGAAAAATTTGATGAAATCCGTGAAACTATAGCGAAAAGGAATTACTAATAACACTGACTTTATTTGAAGTGTTCTATAATTTGGAGGATACTGGAAAACCGAATATGATACAAAATACCAATTGACATTTTCCTCAACACCACGTCCTGAACAGAATTTAATTTACCTATTTACCTTATAAACCTTTAAACTTCATTATTTACATCTTTATTAATCTAATCTAGAAACACCAAACTCATAAAGTAttaaatgttgaaaataaattGCGTACACTAGCCTCAATTCTTTATACTTTAGCCGTTT is part of the Macrobrachium nipponense isolate FS-2020 chromosome 15, ASM1510439v2, whole genome shotgun sequence genome and harbors:
- the LOC135195093 gene encoding uncharacterized protein LOC135195093 — encoded protein: MAHKVHFSIFVLILLCCDAQGVLEVENSIGHKEREEYSRFGLLQNSTNGSSGNPATSTSHQTIRYSCPWPYQNIATHCLHRQCFDFGVIYGWTNVRKYCESLDGDLAWFEDKDLPLIIGYMNVINSVTYFVGGRRFNSTSDFEWVNGQKLPDTSSPLWYYRDYEDYNCVTLSNNNGYKLSNQDCMASLSTVKCFVCRLLE